A stretch of the Desulfobacter sp. genome encodes the following:
- a CDS encoding response regulator → MEYIKVKDESSDAVEALANGIAHDVNNLLAAIKGHASLMMSSVNSSDPLYGHITEILSCIDKGSEIANQLLGFAQVDAFYSTSIDANRLVRSAVENLDLKGKRIILDVDLAATPLVINGDSDKIHQVVSTIVENALQAMPNGGKLSVLTESAAIMNGTAEAYGLETGFFCKITITDTGVGMDNATLGKIFKPFYSANHKEFPDRKGLGLTFAKKIVQNHSGVIDVWSSSNVGSSFSIILPLAEPVENQNLPSAQEKLVLGNESILLVDDEQRILTVGREICKALGYKVITTDSGKEALKIYAEKQDHINIVVLDMIMPEMNGLETFIALKKMNPDIKVLLSTGYAIDQKAQEMLRQGCKGYILKPYSVIDFSHKIREILEL, encoded by the coding sequence ATGGAATATATTAAAGTCAAGGATGAGTCGAGCGATGCCGTAGAGGCTTTGGCAAATGGAATTGCCCATGACGTAAACAATCTGCTGGCGGCCATCAAGGGGCATGCCTCCCTGATGATGAGCAGTGTGAATTCTTCAGATCCATTGTACGGGCATATCACGGAAATACTGTCATGTATTGACAAAGGGTCTGAAATTGCAAATCAGCTGTTGGGGTTTGCCCAGGTGGATGCCTTTTACAGTACAAGTATTGATGCCAACCGCCTGGTCCGTTCTGCCGTGGAAAATCTGGATCTTAAAGGCAAACGGATTATCCTTGATGTGGATTTGGCGGCCACCCCCCTGGTCATCAACGGAGATTCCGACAAGATTCATCAGGTGGTTTCAACCATTGTGGAAAATGCGCTCCAGGCCATGCCCAATGGGGGCAAATTATCCGTGCTCACGGAGTCCGCAGCCATTATGAATGGAACGGCAGAGGCCTATGGGCTGGAAACCGGGTTTTTCTGCAAGATTACCATCACAGACACAGGGGTCGGCATGGACAATGCCACCCTGGGCAAAATTTTTAAACCCTTTTATTCTGCAAACCATAAAGAGTTTCCGGACAGAAAGGGCCTGGGCCTGACCTTTGCAAAAAAGATTGTCCAAAACCATAGCGGGGTGATTGACGTCTGGAGTTCTTCCAATGTGGGCTCTTCCTTTTCCATTATTCTGCCCCTGGCCGAACCCGTTGAAAACCAAAACCTGCCTTCGGCCCAGGAAAAACTGGTGCTGGGCAATGAATCCATTCTTCTGGTGGATGATGAACAGCGGATCCTCACCGTTGGCAGAGAAATTTGTAAGGCCTTGGGTTACAAGGTGATCACGACAGATTCAGGGAAAGAAGCCTTAAAAATCTATGCTGAAAAACAAGATCATATCAATATTGTTGTCCTGGATATGATCATGCCCGAGATGAACGGGCTTGAGACCTTTATTGCCTTGAAAAAAATGAATCCCGATATTAAGGTGCTCTTGTCCACAGGCTATGCCATTGATCAAAAGGCACAGGAAATGTTGCGCCAGGGGTGCAAAGGGTATATTCTCAAACCCTATTCCGTGATTGATTTTTCACATAAAATCAGGGAGATACTTGAATTATAG
- a CDS encoding septum site-determining protein MinC, protein MINFDNAAPVKLKGAGGGFWITLDPSHPESVLIAEIDKLIRKLKHLAVNADITLDVGDARGQEDLILKVKSHLETTFDLGRISTSPQKRSIPTERIRQRDLSKGWNHHKSDVLMLRGRVRSGQKIHAKKHLVITGDVNPGAELLAGGDVIVLGRLSGKVHAGYPDREDAIVFSLAFDPSYVKIGQIAAAGSEDDDGQETRPEFAAVENRAIVVKDYMKASPFRRLPWPEAI, encoded by the coding sequence ATGATAAATTTTGACAATGCCGCACCTGTAAAGCTCAAGGGGGCAGGCGGGGGATTTTGGATTACCCTTGACCCTTCCCATCCGGAATCTGTTCTGATTGCTGAAATTGATAAACTGATCCGGAAATTGAAACACCTGGCAGTCAATGCCGACATCACCCTTGATGTGGGGGATGCCAGAGGACAGGAAGATCTTATTTTAAAGGTAAAATCCCACCTGGAGACAACCTTTGACCTGGGCAGGATTTCAACCTCTCCCCAAAAAAGATCCATTCCCACCGAACGAATCCGCCAGCGGGACCTGTCCAAGGGATGGAACCACCATAAGAGCGATGTCCTCATGCTCCGGGGCCGGGTTCGTTCAGGCCAGAAAATACATGCAAAAAAGCATTTGGTGATTACAGGGGATGTAAATCCCGGGGCAGAGCTCCTTGCCGGCGGGGACGTCATTGTTTTGGGCCGCCTTTCAGGGAAAGTCCATGCAGGATATCCGGACCGGGAAGATGCCATTGTGTTTTCCCTGGCCTTCGATCCCAGCTATGTCAAAATCGGCCAAATTGCAGCCGCAGGCAGTGAGGATGACGACGGGCAGGAGACAAGGCCTGAATTTGCCGCTGTGGAAAACAGAGCTATTGTTGTCAAAGACTATATGAAGGCAAGCCCGTTCCGACGGCTGCCCTGGCCCGAAGCCATTTAA
- the minD gene encoding septum site-determining protein MinD: MEGKIIVVTSGKGGVGKTTATSSIGAALALEGNRVAIVDMDIGLRNLDVVMGLENRIVFNIVDVVQGRCKIDQAAIRDRRIDNLFLIPASQSDNKDVLTTAGVERVTKKLKKKFDYVIMDSPAGIEQGFQNSIVGATEALVVCTPDVSAIRDADRVIGLLYSRSLEPKLIVNRIEPSRVARGEMLSHEDVMEVLSIELAGLVPMDDKVLISSNTGTPLVLQNDSGAGQAFRRIAKRLNGEKDLPIEMPSHKTSMWTKISKTFGLK; encoded by the coding sequence TTGGAAGGAAAAATCATTGTCGTAACATCAGGAAAGGGAGGTGTTGGAAAAACAACAGCAACCTCGTCCATTGGTGCGGCCCTGGCCCTTGAAGGCAATAGGGTGGCCATTGTTGACATGGATATCGGCCTGAGAAATCTTGATGTGGTCATGGGGTTGGAAAACCGGATTGTCTTTAATATTGTGGATGTGGTTCAGGGCCGGTGCAAAATTGACCAGGCCGCCATCCGGGACAGGCGGATTGATAACCTTTTTCTGATTCCTGCCTCCCAGAGTGACAACAAAGATGTGCTGACCACTGCCGGAGTTGAGCGGGTGACCAAGAAGCTGAAAAAGAAGTTTGATTATGTGATCATGGATTCTCCTGCCGGCATAGAACAAGGATTTCAAAACTCCATTGTCGGGGCCACTGAGGCCCTGGTGGTCTGTACTCCGGATGTTTCGGCCATCAGGGATGCCGACCGGGTCATCGGCCTGCTCTATTCAAGATCCCTGGAACCCAAGCTTATTGTCAATCGTATTGAACCCTCCCGGGTGGCCCGGGGGGAAATGCTCAGCCACGAAGATGTCATGGAAGTTTTGTCCATTGAACTGGCAGGGCTTGTGCCCATGGATGACAAGGTGTTGATTTCCTCTAACACGGGCACCCCTCTGGTGCTTCAGAATGATTCCGGGGCTGGCCAGGCATTCCGTCGAATCGCCAAGCGGCTTAACGGAGAAAAAGATCTGCCCATTGAAATGCCTTCCCACAAAACCAGCATGTGGACCAAAATCAGCAAAACTTTTGGGTTAAAATAA
- the minE gene encoding cell division topological specificity factor MinE → MLKGLLRRFTGQKNSKDEAKKRLQFSLIYDKLEVNDTTLTNLQSDIVNVISKYFEIDKDALELKVRRDDDVSALVFNTPILHVKRKGA, encoded by the coding sequence ATGCTAAAAGGATTGTTGAGACGGTTTACCGGACAAAAAAACTCAAAAGATGAGGCCAAAAAAAGGCTTCAGTTTTCCTTGATCTACGATAAATTAGAGGTCAATGACACCACTTTGACCAACCTTCAAAGTGATATTGTGAATGTTATCTCAAAATATTTTGAAATTGATAAAGATGCCCTGGAACTAAAAGTCAGGCGGGATGATGATGTCTCTGCCCTGGTTTTTAACACCCCCATCCTTCATGTGAAGCGCAAAGGTGCATAA
- a CDS encoding YaiI/YqxD family protein: MKIWEDADACPVKIKDLLYRTAQRTKIQVTLVANQPLKAPRSPFINTLVVGAGFDIADNEFLKLMTPSDLVITSDIPLAADVLAKNGQALNPRGKFYTQETIKSCLYVREIKQNLRSSGIETSGPTPMGPKDCQNFANAIHKFLSARGY; this comes from the coding sequence ATGAAAATATGGGAAGACGCAGATGCATGTCCTGTAAAAATTAAAGACCTGCTGTACAGGACAGCACAGCGGACAAAAATCCAGGTCACCCTGGTGGCCAACCAGCCGTTAAAGGCTCCGCGCTCCCCGTTCATCAACACCCTTGTTGTGGGGGCAGGATTTGATATTGCGGACAATGAATTTTTAAAATTGATGACCCCTTCCGACCTGGTCATCACCAGCGATATCCCCCTGGCAGCAGATGTCCTTGCCAAAAACGGTCAGGCCTTGAATCCCAGGGGCAAATTTTACACCCAGGAGACCATCAAGTCCTGTCTCTATGTCAGGGAAATTAAACAAAATCTTCGTTCAAGCGGAATAGAGACCTCAGGTCCGACACCCATGGGTCCAAAGGACTGCCAGAACTTTGCCAACGCCATCCATAAATTCTTATCTGCCAGGGGATATTAA
- the aspS gene encoding aspartate--tRNA ligase: MTDLLGDMKRTHTCIDLGTAHVDQEVVLMGWVHHRRDHGGVIFVDLRDREGITQIVFNPVVNKTVHKKAQELRNEYVLGIRGKVAPRPDDMVNPNMTTGAIEILVEELKIFSRAKTPAFQIEDRAEASESIRLQYRYLDLRRNQLKNNLLARHKATMAVRNYLDANNFVDIETPFLTKSTPEGARDYLVPSRVNQGEFYALPQSPQLFKQLLMISGFDRYYQIVKCFRDEDLRADRQPEFTQIDMELSFVNETQIMDIAEGLIKTIFKTVLDMDFTEPFPSLTYAEAMERFGLDRPDLRFGLELTNVSDIVEKADFKVFASVVKNGGLVKAINTKGCADFSRKQIDELTDFTAVYKAKGLAWIKIKEDQWQSPIAKFFSDDEKEQLRQRLDLEPGDIVFFVADQPKITNEALGQLRNELARRLGLIDENEYQFTWVTHFPMFEYDETEKRYQSLHHPFTAPLESDLDKLETHPLEVNSRAYDLVLNGIEIGGGSIRIHDTDLQAKVLNCLGIEEKEANEKFGFLLEALASGAPPHGGIAFGLDRLVMLLCKEDSIRNVIAFPKTQKATCMMTQAPSKAGSAQLQELAIKVVKPVE, encoded by the coding sequence GTGACTGATTTACTTGGAGATATGAAACGCACACACACCTGTATCGATTTAGGGACCGCCCACGTTGACCAGGAAGTGGTGCTCATGGGATGGGTCCACCACCGCAGGGACCATGGCGGGGTCATTTTTGTAGACCTTCGGGACAGAGAAGGCATTACCCAGATTGTATTTAACCCGGTGGTGAACAAAACTGTCCATAAAAAAGCCCAGGAACTCAGGAATGAATATGTACTGGGCATCCGGGGAAAGGTGGCCCCCAGACCCGATGACATGGTCAATCCCAACATGACCACAGGGGCCATTGAGATCCTGGTGGAAGAGCTTAAAATTTTCTCCAGGGCCAAAACACCTGCCTTCCAGATTGAAGACCGGGCAGAAGCCTCTGAATCCATCCGCCTCCAGTACAGGTACCTGGACCTGAGACGGAACCAGCTGAAAAACAATCTATTGGCCCGCCACAAAGCCACCATGGCCGTGAGAAACTATCTAGACGCCAATAATTTTGTGGACATTGAAACCCCCTTTCTCACCAAAAGCACGCCCGAAGGCGCAAGGGACTATCTGGTTCCCTCGAGGGTCAACCAGGGAGAGTTCTATGCCCTGCCCCAGTCTCCCCAGCTATTTAAACAGCTGCTCATGATTTCAGGATTTGACCGGTACTACCAGATTGTCAAATGTTTCAGGGATGAGGATCTTCGGGCCGACCGCCAGCCGGAGTTCACCCAGATCGATATGGAGCTTTCCTTTGTCAATGAAACCCAGATCATGGACATTGCCGAAGGCCTGATCAAAACCATTTTCAAAACCGTACTGGACATGGATTTTACCGAACCCTTTCCCAGCCTGACCTATGCCGAGGCCATGGAAAGATTCGGCCTGGACCGTCCGGATTTAAGGTTTGGCCTGGAACTGACCAATGTCTCGGACATTGTTGAAAAGGCAGACTTTAAAGTCTTTGCCTCTGTGGTTAAAAACGGTGGACTGGTCAAGGCCATCAATACCAAGGGCTGTGCTGATTTTTCCAGAAAGCAAATCGACGAACTCACCGATTTTACAGCCGTTTACAAAGCCAAAGGCCTGGCCTGGATCAAGATCAAGGAAGACCAGTGGCAGTCTCCCATTGCCAAATTTTTCTCAGACGACGAAAAAGAGCAGTTGCGCCAGCGCCTGGATCTTGAACCCGGGGATATTGTGTTTTTTGTGGCAGACCAGCCAAAAATCACCAACGAGGCCCTTGGACAGCTGAGAAACGAACTGGCCCGCCGCCTTGGGCTTATTGATGAAAATGAGTATCAGTTCACCTGGGTCACCCACTTTCCCATGTTTGAATATGATGAAACCGAAAAGCGGTACCAGTCCCTTCACCATCCCTTTACCGCCCCTCTGGAATCCGATTTGGACAAGCTTGAAACCCATCCCCTTGAGGTGAATTCCAGGGCCTATGACCTGGTGCTCAACGGCATTGAAATCGGCGGCGGCAGTATTCGTATCCATGATACCGATCTCCAGGCAAAAGTGCTGAACTGCCTGGGCATTGAGGAAAAAGAGGCCAATGAAAAATTTGGCTTCCTCCTGGAGGCACTCGCCTCGGGTGCGCCCCCCCACGGCGGCATTGCATTCGGCCTGGACCGTCTGGTCATGCTCTTGTGCAAGGAAGACTCCATCAGAAACGTCATTGCCTTTCCCAAGACCCAGAAGGCCACCTGCATGATGACCCAAGCCCCGTCAAAAGCAGGGTCAGCCCAGCTCCAGGAACTGGCCATCAAAGTGGTCAAGCCCGTGGAATAA
- a CDS encoding histidine--tRNA ligase yields the protein MQTIRGFRDILPENISLWQRVEKEAADLFESFGYREIRIPVLEKTQLFARSIGEATDIVEKEMYTFEDRKGDKLTLRPEATASICRAYIQHKLYATDPVRKFYLTGPMFRRERPQKGRYRQFYQIDAEVFGIESPYIDSELILLLNTLFQRLGLTGLSAHINSLGCPDCRPKFQQALMDFLGENKEALCDNCKRRMEKNPLRILDCKVETCREALNGAPATVDHLCPECEDHFTKVRSALETQGVEFQVDKTLVRGLDYYTRTAWEIQTNALGAQSAVAGGGRYDRLVEELGGPATPAIGFAIGFDRLVEVMEQLKIQPEDTGLDLFILPLGEAAIEKSFHWSCDLNRQGMKTDTDFRKKSMKALMKRANKLKTSFVLIVGDNELAEQTAVLRNMETKEQTPISMETLVPDLIKICNKNNGIKTNNGSRK from the coding sequence ATGCAGACCATACGCGGGTTTAGAGATATATTACCGGAAAATATTTCCCTGTGGCAGAGGGTTGAAAAAGAGGCAGCCGACCTGTTTGAATCCTTTGGATATAGAGAAATTCGGATACCGGTTCTGGAAAAGACACAGCTCTTTGCCAGAAGCATCGGGGAAGCCACAGATATCGTTGAAAAAGAAATGTACACCTTTGAGGACCGGAAAGGGGACAAGCTGACCCTGAGGCCCGAAGCCACCGCTTCCATTTGCCGAGCCTATATCCAGCATAAACTCTATGCCACGGATCCTGTGAGAAAATTTTACCTCACCGGCCCCATGTTCAGACGGGAACGGCCCCAAAAGGGAAGGTACCGCCAATTTTATCAGATTGACGCCGAAGTCTTCGGCATTGAATCCCCCTATATTGACAGTGAGCTTATCCTTCTGCTCAACACCTTGTTCCAGCGCCTGGGACTCACAGGACTTTCCGCCCATATAAACAGCCTGGGCTGCCCGGATTGCAGGCCCAAATTTCAACAGGCGCTCATGGATTTTCTCGGCGAAAACAAAGAAGCCCTCTGCGACAACTGCAAACGGCGGATGGAAAAAAATCCACTACGGATTCTGGACTGCAAGGTGGAAACCTGCAGAGAGGCACTGAATGGAGCACCGGCAACAGTGGACCATCTCTGCCCTGAATGCGAGGATCATTTTACAAAGGTAAGATCAGCCCTGGAAACCCAAGGGGTTGAATTTCAGGTGGACAAAACCCTGGTCAGGGGCCTGGACTATTATACCCGGACCGCCTGGGAAATCCAGACCAATGCCCTGGGGGCCCAGTCCGCCGTTGCAGGCGGGGGCCGGTATGACCGGCTCGTCGAGGAACTGGGCGGTCCTGCCACCCCGGCCATCGGCTTTGCCATAGGATTTGACCGACTGGTGGAAGTCATGGAACAGCTCAAAATTCAGCCCGAAGACACCGGGCTGGACCTCTTTATTCTTCCCCTGGGAGAGGCTGCCATTGAAAAAAGCTTTCACTGGTCCTGTGACCTGAACCGCCAGGGCATGAAAACAGATACGGATTTCAGGAAAAAAAGCATGAAAGCCCTGATGAAGCGGGCTAACAAGCTCAAGACCTCCTTTGTTCTCATTGTCGGAGACAATGAACTGGCGGAACAAACCGCGGTTTTAAGAAATATGGAGACCAAGGAACAGACCCCCATTTCCATGGAAACCCTGGTGCCGGACCTGATAAAGATTTGCAACAAAAATAACGGAATAAAAACCAATAATGGATCGAGGAAATAA
- a CDS encoding GAF domain-containing protein, with protein sequence MSEKPSYKALEQQIKRLEQAVSRTRRAEMVNKTLFHIASALNTSDTLQDLYVSIHKHLSSLMDMTNFFIAVFYHEKNAIQYVFRRDEAADFSPKWIYNFNENLSLTGEVILKKKPLLLDEQQLSELAAKGQVLGRLPKNWLGIPLMIQGDVLGVMAVKSYTNPIKYNQDHVELLSFVSETIAVAIEKKRAEKELMQTRKRLVRSQKLEAIGTLAGGIAHDFNNTLSITLGNINLAQMIVTSDPVKEYLADAEQSILQAKELASKFVVFSKGGGVRIKSHIDTHGFLNDALTPMEKEDAIKCDLKILDLPPVMEADKELLQEALKNIVINGAEAMGMAEKVRVEAKVHPDKQGMIMISVIDHGRGISQKDIEKVFDPYFSTKPMGNNKGTGLGLSIAWAIVKNHQGTIRIESSLGQGTRVDMILPVFQKGNPKGQAPKSVHQDKAPPKYAQTRKPLVLFMDDDTMILEITKKILERLGYEPVIARTGEEAVEKYRSSLIKGKIIGKVILDLEVKRGMGGVETMEKLLTLNPGIKGIVASGYSNDPTMENCSYFGFSAALSKPFSIDTLKRALDDL encoded by the coding sequence ATGAGCGAGAAACCCAGTTACAAAGCGCTTGAGCAGCAGATTAAACGACTTGAGCAGGCTGTTTCCAGAACACGGCGGGCCGAGATGGTCAATAAAACGCTGTTTCACATTGCCTCTGCACTCAATACCAGCGACACCCTCCAGGATTTGTACGTTTCCATCCACAAACATCTTTCCTCTCTCATGGACATGACCAATTTTTTTATTGCGGTTTTTTACCATGAGAAAAATGCCATTCAATATGTATTTCGCAGGGATGAGGCTGCTGACTTTTCTCCTAAATGGATTTATAATTTCAATGAAAATTTATCCCTGACAGGAGAGGTGATTTTAAAGAAAAAACCGCTTCTTCTGGATGAGCAGCAGTTGAGCGAGCTTGCCGCCAAAGGCCAGGTCCTGGGCCGCCTGCCCAAAAATTGGCTGGGCATCCCCCTGATGATTCAAGGGGATGTGCTGGGTGTGATGGCCGTGAAAAGCTATACCAATCCCATCAAGTATAACCAGGACCATGTGGAGCTTCTCAGCTTTGTCTCTGAAACCATTGCCGTTGCCATTGAAAAAAAGCGGGCTGAAAAGGAATTGATGCAGACCCGCAAACGACTGGTCCGGTCCCAGAAGCTTGAGGCCATAGGCACTTTGGCAGGCGGTATTGCCCATGATTTTAACAACACCCTCTCCATTACCCTGGGCAATATCAACCTGGCCCAGATGATTGTCACCAGTGATCCGGTAAAGGAATATCTGGCCGATGCAGAGCAGTCCATTCTCCAGGCCAAGGAGCTGGCCTCCAAATTTGTTGTGTTTTCCAAGGGCGGCGGGGTGCGGATCAAATCCCATATTGATACCCATGGGTTTTTAAATGATGCCCTGACCCCCATGGAAAAAGAAGATGCCATTAAGTGCGATCTTAAGATTCTGGACCTGCCGCCCGTGATGGAAGCGGACAAGGAGCTTCTCCAGGAAGCGTTGAAAAATATTGTGATCAACGGGGCTGAAGCCATGGGCATGGCAGAAAAAGTCCGGGTGGAGGCAAAAGTTCATCCGGACAAGCAGGGCATGATCATGATTTCAGTGATTGATCATGGCCGGGGGATTTCACAAAAAGATATTGAAAAGGTGTTTGATCCTTATTTTTCTACAAAACCCATGGGCAATAACAAGGGAACCGGACTGGGCCTTTCCATTGCCTGGGCCATTGTAAAAAACCACCAGGGCACCATCCGAATTGAATCCAGCCTGGGTCAGGGCACCCGGGTGGACATGATTTTACCGGTTTTTCAAAAGGGAAATCCCAAGGGCCAGGCCCCTAAATCTGTCCACCAGGACAAGGCGCCCCCAAAGTATGCCCAGACCAGAAAACCCCTGGTATTGTTCATGGATGACGACACCATGATTCTTGAAATCACAAAGAAAATTCTGGAGCGGCTCGGGTATGAGCCTGTGATTGCCAGGACCGGAGAAGAAGCGGTTGAAAAATACCGGTCTTCCCTGATTAAAGGCAAAATTATCGGAAAGGTGATTTTGGACCTGGAGGTCAAGCGCGGCATGGGCGGGGTTGAAACCATGGAAAAATTGTTGACCCTGAACCCCGGGATTAAGGGGATTGTGGCTTCCGGATACTCCAATGATCCCACCATGGAAAATTGTTCGTACTTTGGATTTTCAGCGGCCCTGTCAAAACCCTTTTCCATTGATACCCTGAAAAGGGCCCTTGACGATCTTTAG
- the hisD gene encoding histidinol dehydrogenase, with amino-acid sequence MKIFNYPSEDAEKRVKDTIDRGLGFSKQDHDNVQAYLDDVKKRGDQALVEYTNKFDSPAVTLETLKVTDREFDEALDRISPEFLKALDRSVEQLTSFHTRQKENSWIDTPRNGVMVGQMVRPVQAAGIYAPGAKGGKTPLVSSVLMGGIPARTAGVESINLLTPPMADGRINPHILAAAKKVGITSVFKAGSAWAIGALAYGTEQVPKVDVIVGPGNIYVTLAKKIVSGSVGIDMIAGPSEILIIADKGANPEFAAADLLSQAEHDVLASAILVTDSRRFAEQTIAALKTQIEKLSRKEIAKKSIEDFGSILVVPDIKTAIELSNRLAPEHLELLVEAPFDYIDQIHNAGALFVGPYTPEPMGDYIAGPNHVLPTAGTARFSSALGVENFTKKTSLIHYSSTAFKQEADDVITLAMTEGLDAHANSVKVRK; translated from the coding sequence ATGAAAATATTTAACTACCCGTCCGAGGACGCTGAAAAAAGAGTTAAGGACACCATTGACAGAGGGTTGGGCTTTTCCAAACAAGACCATGACAATGTCCAGGCCTATCTGGATGATGTAAAAAAAAGAGGGGATCAGGCCCTGGTTGAATACACCAATAAGTTTGACTCCCCTGCCGTCACCCTTGAGACCCTCAAGGTTACGGACCGGGAATTTGATGAGGCCCTGGACCGGATCTCTCCCGAATTTCTAAAGGCCCTGGACCGGTCTGTTGAACAGCTGACATCCTTTCACACCCGGCAAAAGGAAAACTCATGGATAGATACCCCGAGAAACGGGGTGATGGTGGGGCAGATGGTACGCCCGGTCCAGGCGGCAGGAATCTATGCCCCGGGGGCCAAGGGCGGAAAAACCCCTCTGGTCTCCTCCGTTCTCATGGGAGGAATTCCCGCCCGGACCGCAGGGGTTGAGTCCATCAACCTTTTGACCCCGCCCATGGCGGACGGCCGGATCAATCCCCATATTCTGGCGGCAGCAAAAAAGGTGGGAATCACCTCTGTGTTCAAGGCAGGGTCTGCCTGGGCCATTGGCGCCCTGGCCTATGGGACCGAGCAGGTGCCAAAGGTGGATGTTATTGTGGGACCCGGCAATATTTATGTGACCCTGGCCAAAAAAATCGTTTCCGGCAGTGTGGGAATTGACATGATTGCAGGCCCCAGTGAAATCCTGATCATTGCCGACAAGGGGGCAAACCCTGAATTTGCCGCGGCAGACCTGCTCTCCCAGGCAGAGCATGATGTGCTGGCCTCGGCCATTTTGGTCACGGATTCAAGAAGATTTGCAGAACAGACCATTGCTGCCCTAAAGACCCAGATCGAAAAACTGTCAAGAAAAGAGATCGCCAAAAAATCCATTGAGGATTTCGGATCCATCCTGGTGGTGCCGGATATTAAAACCGCCATCGAACTGTCCAACCGCCTGGCACCTGAACATCTGGAACTCCTGGTGGAGGCCCCATTTGATTATATCGATCAGATTCACAATGCAGGTGCGCTTTTTGTGGGGCCCTATACCCCGGAGCCCATGGGGGATTATATTGCAGGCCCCAACCATGTGCTGCCCACGGCTGGAACGGCAAGATTTTCATCTGCCCTGGGCGTGGAAAACTTTACCAAAAAAACCAGCCTGATCCATTATTCGTCAACCGCCTTTAAGCAGGAGGCCGATGATGTGATCACCCTGGCCATGACCGAGGGCCTCGACGCCCATGCCAACTCGGTAAAGGTCAGAAAATAA